TGGTCGGTAGGGCAGTTGAACATCACATATCTAGACACGGACGGGAGTCACGGGACCAATAATATTACTCACTTGAAATAGATAGCAATGACACATTATTGACACCCTTGTGAGGTGTTAGTGAAAAGTAAGTTCAGTgtgaaaaataagttcagataatataaaatCAAACCAAATAAGAGTTATTTAAGTATAATTACTACTGAcataaattcaattaaaatggataagtgaaaatcaggcgAATAATATGAACTTTACGCTTACAGTTTTGTGTTCACACACAGAGCATAAGTACGGAGTAATACACAAACCAACATTATTGACACCCTTGTTAGGTGTTAGTGAAAAGTAACTTCAATgtgaaaaataagttcagataacatAAAATCAAGCCAAATAAGAGTTATTTAAGTATAATTACTACTGaaataaattcaattaaaatagataagtgaaaatcaggtgaataataCGAACCTTACCCTTACAGTTTTGTGTTCACACACATAGCATAAGTATGGAGTAATACACAAATCACAATTTTACAATTCTAGGTACTGGCAAACACCTACTATAGCATCTACATGCCTCCTTTCACATTATAATTCTCACGTATTTCGAAATTAAGAAATCAATAAAATTACTAAGTTTGGATATTTACCTTAATCCTTTTGGAATAAGCAGTAAAACTAAGAGCAACTGCTAGTATGCCCAGAACAACGGCAAGAATAGGCATCAAAACACCATTTTTACGAGCCATTATTTTGGTCTCTTAATTTGGCTTTCgacccttttctctctctagaatatCTAAAATGTTTGGTTGTATATATTGTAGTATGAAATTGATTGAGTCGAGTTTGATGCATATCTAATTATCTATAGTAGCTAGTAGCTACTAGGAGCCTACCACTACTTAACTCCAGCCGACATAAAAAGCGGTCCGGGCCGAGCTTGGGCTGGATCATAACCAAAATTCCAGCCCATCATCTCGGGACGGGCCAAACTCCAGGCCAATGAGCCAAAAATATTTCAGGGCCATTGTTGGGTAGGCCCACTTTATATATAACTAAAGTACGTTCCAGTTTTGAGTTGCGCAAAACTCGCCCAGAAACTTACTCCCTCCTTTACGTAATACTCGCATCGCTTTCATTATACTGTCGTACTAGAATACTTGCATCGTTTTTATAAATGACATACGAAATATTTCTCTAATTTTATATTGTTTCTCTCACTTACCTAAGGTCCCACTTGTATTTCTAATatctaaaaaaatattaaaaaaaatcaactccACCCCACCATCCTCAAAAAGTTGATACATTCTCCAtttactatattaaaaaaaaagatacaCAATATCAACTActaactaattaaataataattcaattaaattacCTTAAGCTATGTgcaccaatgatgtcttggcctagtggttaagattgagggcctgtgtacaataggtctcaggttcaaaTCCCCccacccccatttgtaatttatattgcccttgtggctcattggaattaaaaaaaaaaaaaaaaaaaaaaaaaaaaaaaaaaaaaaaataccttaaGCTATGTGCCGGTGCCAGTCAAATcggtgcgagtattccgggacggatgaAGTAATAATCATGACAGGGTCACTACAAAATAATCGTTTTATAGAGACGAGAAATTTCGTCTCTATATAgtccaaatccgtctcaaaatgatggttagagacggatttgagacgAAAGTAGGGAGTCTCTATAGAGGGCGTCTCAAAAAAATTCGAGACGGTATTCTTGCAAATCCATTATAAATTTGAGATGGAATTTTTGAAACTCCATATATAATTCCATCTCAATATTAATTTAGAGACGAAATTTTAGTAATCCGTCTCAATTTTGAGACGCTTAttgtatccgtctcaaaatccatCTTTAATTGATGCATAATTTTGTTGTGGGTGGGCTAGAAAATGGGTCTAAAAATATTCTCAAACCCCGCAATTTTTTCTGTCGGGCTCAAGATAAATAGGTTTAGAGCATGTTTAACAAAGAGGAGGTTACATTCCTCTTATTTCTTATCTCTCTTCTTCTCTTTTGACACATCACACTCTCTTTCCTCCCACTATCTctttcctcttcctcttcctctctctTCAATTTGTCCCACTACTAAGAGTATCCTTTCTCTTCATACATATACCCCACAACATATTCTATTAcatttaatgatttaattttcAATATGTCAACTTATTAAAATTAgagataatttaaattattttaaaattatttaaatcaaattatgataattattcaatatttatacagaaatttaaatattaatgataattgaaataaattcattagtaaataaaatgactatcatacatataataaataattaaatatgataATAGATATACCTTACGATAAAAATAAAGTGTATAGTATGAAAATAGGTAAAAATTAGGTTCATTTTAtagataatttttttatatggtCGTTGgtgttcttttaaaaaaaaaaatgttttcgttttaattttattacctAACCATTAGAAACATGGATAAAAGCCACTATTGATGTGACAAGTGGTGAAATTTAACTTGTCAAAGATTCCTCTTGGGCACATGAGCTATCCTCGCTAGACACATGCATCCGATCATAACTTACCGTTGTTCTAGTCAATTTTGccttaattaaatttatgaaaGGTATAGTAGTTGTTTTAACAATATGATATAAGAAAGACAGTCAAAACCAACTTCGCCTTACAAAAATCAATGTACTTCATGCATGTGTATAGCTCCTCATAATTAAGTGTGTCACAATTGTATGTTACAGTGTTACACATATATACCAAATATTAACCTTCGCTCGAAAATAATAGTCACATACAGTCTATTGTACCTCGTACTATTTAAACTTCAAACTAAGTACAATATACATTATACTTTGTCCTTTGATAAATGAGAATGAGGAGGTTGTCCCATAGCAACACCAGTTTGTCCATAATTAGCAGCATTATTATTACCATAACCAGCTTGGTAATTATCATTGTTGTTTCTGTTACGAGTAGCACAAACCCGGAAACTGTACGCGAAGAGACCCGAAACAATGCTGAATATGCACCAAACTGCATCCCCTAAAAACAAATTCTCCTTGCCAATGTAGCAAATGCCACCCTCTAAAATGCTACTGTCAATATTGTTTTCAGAATGATTTTGTACTAGATATTTGCGGTTGTTTAGCATTGCAGTATAAATCAATCCTATGAATGCTATGACAAAGGCAAACCTGCATAATTAGTTAAAAGTAACGGTTCAGTAATTTGAATATATACACAAATATTTGTAACAATGTAATCTAGCATACACGTCACGTACCCTATGTCCCTATGCTTAATTTGTTCAATGAGTGTATTATACTATACTCTATGCTTTATTGATCACTTAAAATAAGAGTTGGGCGCGCATCGGCCGTGTCGGTAGACGGGCTACCCGAGATCAGCACAAAGGTGACCCAACACGTCATGGGCCCATTGTAAGCCCAACATGGTATGACTGACATGTAGAGCTGGCAAAATCTGACGCGACATGATAACACGACATGAACCGGACACGAAAAAACTAGGTTCGTCTCAAGGTTTacgacccgtttaattaaacggaTCAACACGACACGaaacgtttaattaaatgggtcaggTTAGTGTTGAGAAACACGAAACTGACACAACTTAAACCGATTAAGAAAAATTAACCAATAATTTAATGTATTCGGTTACAAACCTTATAATAAAGCCAACTTTATCGAACAAACACGACACGAActagacaaaaaaaaaaccggtTAGTGTCAAGATAGTATGACACACGATTAGTTAAACGGGTCAACATGACACGACATGTTTATTAAATGGGTCGGATTAGTGTTGAGACTTTTACAACCCGCTTAGACACGACACGAACACGAACATGACCCAACACGACACGTTTTCCAGCTCTACCGACATGTTGATGGGCCTTGCATGAATATCATTCTTGAAATTTGTAACGAGCCCGTCACAGCATGACGGGCCGGCCCACACCACCTAGGTAGTATTTTATAGTGTGTACAAGATGTTTccataatattttaaaacaaatgGAGAGAGAATTGGGACAAAAACTAATGTATAAAATAGTAACATACCAGGAGAAAATGAAGAGGATAATTGAGATAATAGCACCACACTTTGAAGAACAGCGTATTCCACAACAGCAAAAGCATCTCATACCAACACTAATTGTTATTTGCTCAATAAGAAGAACTAATGCAGCAATTATGCCTATGGCAAACGCTGGACTGCTTGGATACCTGCATACCCCGTTAACGTTGGAAACGTCTCCAACCTGCTCGATCACGAAAACAACCGAGTTAAAAAGTGGTTATTTGATTGACATACAAATACACGTTTGTCAAGTGTGTGTTTACTcaaaatttatcatgtatgacaTATTTGGAGTCACCGTTAGTTTGCAGTTTTTGGCTAAGATAAAACACATGTTACATAATACATGCCTTTAAGCTGCTAAGAGCAGACATGAGTACATGACACATGACTCACCTAGCTTTAAGATCAAACATGTTATTTTGTAGCATTGAAGTGGGTTAGTCTTAACAAAATTTTAAATCGAGTCTTGAAAAACTAAGACTCAATATTATTTGAGATGTTTTAAATGAGTTTGAGGGATGAAGAGCTAAATTTAAAAGAGTCTGAAGAAGActtaataaaatttaattaattaaatactaatgaaaatataatatgacatactacctccgtttcataaagttctttacagttactatttgcacggactccaatgcaatatttaactactaatatatccaatttcgtacgtggaaaaattataaaaagttgatattctgaaaatacatactgagaacaatctaacaagatcttacatgtaacgttttgatgtatataatagtgagaatttacggtcaaagttttcatgttGTGGACAcgtattccaaagcgtaaagaactttcagaaacggaggaagtatgaaaAAAGTTTTAAAGTAAGACCCCTGGTGTTGCTCTAATAGTGGGTTACAAAGGAAAATGGTTGATCATAAATAACTAGGCTTTTCTCGTGGGCCCGCCCACTAGCATCTACGCTTAAGCTCAATAGTCAATGctcgcaaatttttggctatacccgggtacagccaaagctggctgtacctccatccaaaacgatgttgttttgtgttgtttaaaatgaacattaatatactggtacaaaaatgaacatttactatttcggaaatgaacatttatttatttatttggaatgaacattttctattttggaaatgaacatttatttatttatttggaaataaactacaaaaatgaacatttactatttcggaaatgaacatttatttatttatttggaatgaacatttactattttggaaatgaacatttatttatttatttagaaataaacaatataggcgcttgtaaaaacataaaagaccaatgaagtgaacaatttcattatgaattttaaagccaacatgaaagaacaaacaatacaacaagaaagaacaaacaataaagcagataattattatgaacaaacaaataaacaagaaagaacaaataattaaacaaagaagaacaaacaatataaaaaagaacataaaattccagaaaaaagaacaaacaatacaacaattatgaacaattttatgacgAATTTTAAAGCCAATATGAAATAACAAACcgtacaacaattatgaacaattttatgacgAATTTTAAAGACaatatgaaagaacaaacaatacaaccataagtttgatgaatgaatttaaaaaacaacaagaaagaacaaacagtacaacaagaaagaacaaacagtacaacaagaaagaacaaacaatacaaaaagaaagaataaaagattaatgaagagtctaattatgaacattaaccatatgattattataaacaaacaaataaacaagaaagaacaaacaatataaaaaagaacataaaattccagaagaaagaacaaaaaatacaacaattatgaaaatttgatgatgaatttaaaaaacaatatGACAGAACAAATAGtacaacaagaatgaacaaacagtacaacaagaaagaacaaacagtacaataagaatgaacaaacagtacaataaaaaagaacaaacagtcgacaagaatgaacaaacaatatgagcgcgtcgtttttgggggtacagccagagctggctgtacccgggtacagcagttagcgaTTGGTCAATGCTGAATACCAAAATAAATTAGCGCTGTTGACTATCCGTTGGGCCTTAATCCTAACTTCCTAACTGCTTTTGGGCTTTTGGTGCCAAGACTAATTGTGTATTAGTCATACTAGAGGGGATTTATCAGTAAATTTATTGTCTAGAGGTTAAAATTGAAGTTCTGTGTACAATGTTATAAGTTTATTGATAATGGGGCTGAACTCAATAAGAATGACATTGTATTCGAATCTCACAACAATAATTGGTAAGAGACTGAAATCTATCCACTCAAAATTTGCCGCGAATCCGAATCAGctctaaggctccgtttggtagggcgtaaaacgttttcatggaaaacgattttcccctttttaatcattttacgttgtttggttgggtaagggatgtaaAATAATTTTCCATTACTCTCTCAAATATGGAAAactcttttccatttgaaagggagggaaaccacttttccttctttcctccttacctccctctcctttcttcccctcaatcttcaccattttctcccattttcctttaagttaccaaacaaaggaaaactagtttggaattgtgttttcccttgaaaactattttccttggaaaatcattttacaatgaaaatgttttacgccttaccaaacgccttaccaaacggagcctaaagaTGAACCGGGTGTTAACTCACACacgcaaaacaaaacaaaacaaaacaaaacaaaaattccTCCCTCCAGTCATGAGTCATCAACCGGGAGCGATAAGTATTTGACTTTCTATGAGGCACAAAATTAGTGACGTAAAAATAGATTGGATCTCTCGTATTCTCTACCataggttcatttccaaaacaTTAAATAGCTAACTAGTTTGATTTTCGAGCCACCCCTGGTATAATATGACCGATAGGACTCGACCTCCCCCAGCAACTTCATTAACTATAtattccctctgtcccttaatactcgcaccgctttgactttttgcattattcacctaatttactttgacccaattttatttatagtatatgaaaataaatgttattatataatatattgttggcttcatcttaatatatattttcaaaatattaatattttataaatttttataatatgtagttaaagatattggtggtcaaagttttgcattggcaaacgtgtccagtcgaaacggtgcgagtattaagggacggagggagtatatgtcccaattagatactccctccgtcccggaatacttgacctattttccttatcgggtcgtcccttaatacttgacctgttttccttatcgggccgtcccttaatacttgacctgtttctaaaaatggaaatattctaacaatattatattatatctcactccacccctattaacccacctaccccctactccatacaaaaaataattaaaaattcaacccttactctcccccaacccccacccctttacacatttcccactaactacattaaaataataccccactatcaactactacctattaaattaaataagtcaattcaagtcccttaaattctatgccggtcaaaccgggtcgagtattccgggacggagggagtacgagTATACGACTTTATGTAAAATACCTTATACCTGAGTATAcatagtacaaaatccaaatatAATCATACATGAAAAATATCCTAATTGATGGCTTGGTTCTTTCACTTAGTAAAATAAATCAAAGAATAATTACTTAATTCCGAATTAGCttttttaatcaaataaaaacgagtaacaaaaaaattaaaaagaaaataattaccTTAATCCTTTTGGAATAAGCAATAAAACTAAGACCAATTGCGAGTAGACCAAGAACAAGGGCAACAATAGGTAGCAAAACACCATTTCTTCGGGCCATTGTTTTGGACTCTTTtcgttttttctctctctaaaatattTGGTTGAATTATTTTGGAGtttgaaattgatttagaaTTGAGTTTTATCAGTTTGAATTTGATAAATATCTAAACCAGCCGAGTGAGCCGACATATCATTGCTAATTGTAGACGTCAATATAGAAGTGTCAAGACAAATCAGTGCATGTGTCAACTTGGCTAGAAAAAGATAGTCTATATAATTCTATATGTAGTGTGCGTTGGACTTGGTCGTCACCTGGACATCAACGTCTATCCTCTCCGATTTTCCGTGTGCCGTTCATAAACGCGTTTATTTTGACGTTAGAGTTGGACACGGGTCGGGTTGTATAGACTCACATGTTTATAACAGACTAAGAAAAATCCGTGTTAGACTTGTGTTTCTCTTTCATAAAATATGAATGAGGGTTATGCGGTTTGTCTCAGCGTGTCGTGTCAGACCGAGTCATGTCGTGCTAGAAGATATTTTTTGGTCAATTACATgcggcaaatttgccaaatacaacttaataaagttctctatttgccaattacaacctcaaatttctaatttttccaattacaaccttaaacttgtacatgtcttttaaattacaacccgaaaccattttccggcaaaaatcaccggaaAATGATGTCATtacgttattaaaaaaaattatgaagtacacaaaaaaaaaaatcgattttttttttttttttggttttaactcttatttatcgatttaattttttttatataaaatatgtaactatttttttaataacattatgacatcatcttccggtgatttttgccggaaaataatttcgggttgtaatttaaaaaggATGTATaaatttaaggttgtaattggcaaaaatagacatttaaggttgtaattggcaaatagaaa
This genomic stretch from Spinacia oleracea cultivar Varoflay chromosome 3, BTI_SOV_V1, whole genome shotgun sequence harbors:
- the LOC110783134 gene encoding protein VASCULATURE COMPLEXITY AND CONNECTIVITY; translated protein: MARRNGVLLPIVALVLGLLAIGLSFIAYSKRIKVGDVSNVNGVCRYPSSPAFAIGIIAALVLLIEQITISVGMRCFCCCGIRCSSKCGAIISIILFIFSWFAFVIAFIGLIYTAMLNNRKYLVQNHSENNIDSSILEGGICYIGKENLFLGDAVWCIFSIVSGLFAYSFRVCATRNRNNNDNYQAGYGNNNAANYGQTGVAMGQPPHSHLSKDKV